Proteins from a single region of Pyrus communis chromosome 6, drPyrComm1.1, whole genome shotgun sequence:
- the LOC137736033 gene encoding uncharacterized protein, giving the protein MVYQRHAGKEERGSFLDAYSGYNQIAMYEAEKEKTVFVIERDTYCYKWEINLVESMLSTTGGRGMMIMATDYSTKWVEVKPMTTTTQAEASNKMILDYLKKSFSDKKGKWPDELPKCLWEYHTTKRRATSETLFSLAFGSKAIIPPNVIMPSINTLLPSIEQNNKENATSLDLTKEKCDQTITHIAAYQQ; this is encoded by the exons ATGGTTTACCAACGTCATGCTGgtaaagaagaaagaggaag TTTCTTGGACGCATACTCCGGCTACAATCAAATAGCCATGTACGAGGCCGAAAAGGAGAAAACCGTGTTCGTGATCGAGCGAGACACTtactgctacaag TGGGAAATCAACTTGGTAGAGTCAATGCTGTCTACTACTGGAGGTAGAGGCATGATGATCATGGCAACCGATTACTccaccaaatgggtagaagtaAAGCCCATGACAACCACGACTCAG GCCGAAGCATCTAACAAGATGATTCTCGACTACCTCAAGAAATCCTTCTCCgacaagaaaggaaaatggccAGATGAACTCCCCAAATGTCTATGGGAATATCACACCACCAAACGACGTGCCACCAGTGAGACtcttttctctttggcatttggttcaaaAGCAATAATTCCTCCCAATGTCATCATGCCAAGTATCAACACTCTACTGCCAAGCATCGAACAGAACAATAAGGAGAATGCCACAAGCCTAGATCTGACAAAGGAGAAGTGTGACCAGACCATCACCCACATTGCAGCCTACCAGCAGTAA